The following DNA comes from Hordeum vulgare subsp. vulgare chromosome 3H, MorexV3_pseudomolecules_assembly, whole genome shotgun sequence.
TAAGCCGGACtgctgttgttttcagcagaactagcatggtgttatttttgtgtagaaataaaagttctcggattgagctGAAAATTGatggagattatttttggaattaaCAAAAAATAGTGATGAAAATATCCATCGAAGGGGGTCCACCCAGGAGCCACGAGCCTatgggcgcccccctagggcatgCCCTATGAGCTCGTGGGTCCCACAAACCTCCGACTGGCCTAATCTCAACTCCATAAGTACCATTTGGCggagagaaaaaaatcaaggagaaactttcattgcgttttatgagacggagccgccgtcacctcctgttcttccttggaAGGCCCGACCTAGAGTCCATTTGGAGCTttggagagggggattcatcatcgtcgtcatcacgaacccttctccatcaataatttcatgatgctcaccaccgggaatgagtaattccttcgtaggcttgctagacggtgatggggttggatgagatttttcatgtaatcgagttaatttgacagggcttgatccctagtatccactatgttctaagattgatgttgctatgactttgctatgcttaatgcttgtcactagggcccaagtgtcacgattacagatctgaacatattatgttgtcACAAATATGAGAGTGTTTCTGGATCTTATCTTGCAATTTGTacgcacctattatgtgttatgattcgtAGACCCCAAATTGACAATAGTTGGGATCATCTTCGGGGATGACCGCAGtctaaggagttcatgtattcaccatgtattaatgctttgtttcggttatctattaaaaggaggcattaatatcccttagttttccTTTGGCCCTCGCTGCCatgagagggtaggacaaaagatgtcatgaaaATTCTTactataagcatgtatgactatatacagaatacatgcttACATTGTATTGataaattggagctagttctgtgtcgctctaggttgtaactattacatgatgaatgtcatccaacatatttatccatcaccgatccaatgcctaggaGATCttcgctaagttactactgttgctactgctattacaaaCATCATAACTGTTACTATTACTATTCttcttactattgctactgtgctACTAAACACTTTGATGTAGAAAGGAatgtcaggtgtggttgaattgacaactcaattgctaagactcatgaatattctttggctctccttgtgtcgaatcaataaattttggtgaAATACTATCCTTGAAGATTGTTgtgaccccatatacttgtgtgttatcacGTCGTATGGCTCACGGGAGGATATACTCCTAGATGTTGTAGTGAGTTTAGCATACCAACTGTGAGAGATTAGCAAGGTGTTTGGGCGGGTCCATGTGGTGTGCTTGGGAGACCCGGGTCCCGATTACACCGACAATGCTCTAGTGTATATTTACCTTACATGTTGCAATTTCCTTAGGTGGTTCAACGTCAACCATATGTGGTTCAACATCAATTGCTTCCGGTTCTAGAATTTGTAACTGTGTGACATTGGTAAGTACCCATATTGCTTAAAAACTAAAAGACGGATGTTCTACTATCTATAAAAGCATACCATCTCTTGTATTGTGAACATCTGATCATGTCCTCTCTCATACTACCTTGAATGCCATATCTTCTCCGAATCCCGTTCATGCTACCATAGATAGCTCCACCTTCTTCTTATGTTTCTATACTTATCTTGTAGTTTGGCCAACTTAGGGTCAATGTCATGAATGGTAGCAACCACTACCCAAAGCTGAACAAGAATCCTAGCTTTGCAGGGGAGAGACAATCAACAATTCATTCTTATCCTCACACGCTCCATCAACTTGGGCTTGTCAAACATGTCAAGATAGTCAGGCCCACTACAACGTATGTCCTACCCACCTGCCTGACTTGGAGGTAGAAGGGGTCCACACAGGACATCGGGGGCATCAACAacgaggatggtgaacgcaacgcaACAACAGACGAGTGGGAGGCGGCGGTGATAGGTATGGCATGGTGACAATGGTCGGGACTGGAACCTGTGCAAGGAGGATACGTCGGGCGAGGGGATGAGGGACGAAGAAGGtcgatcggggggggggggggggagggggtaggATTGCGGCGGGCAAGAACCGTAATCTCCTTCCTCTCACTAGTCATGTGTCTCTCGGATGACATCACAAGGTTATGGAAGATGGTAAGTATTGTTGCTATTGTTCGTGGGGTTAGGTCGCTAGGTTTTCTTTCAATTTTCGAGAAATGataaaagcaaaaataaaggaGGTGGGAAGAAAACTGGAACGAAGAAGACAAGCAAAATATAGGAGAAAGATAATTGCTAGTTAAAGAGTATGATACTGCAAAAGGGAAAAAAAAAGTTACAAAAACAGCATGAAACAAAAGGGCCGGCGAAATTCAGGAATATAATAAAGAAGTGGCAACAGCACGGGCAAAGGCATCCTAAAAATGGGGGCAATACATTTTGTTCGTCGTAGTTACCCTTGCTAAATCATTTCTAAATAAAATCGTTTCAAGAGGCAGTGCAGATCAGTCAAATCAACCCTAGTCCTGTCCCCGCATCATACGTATTGGCACCCGTGCGCCGTGCGCGCAGAAAATCTGCACGAAATCGAAGTACTGTCACGCGACTGACAGGTGGGGACACGCACCTCGCTCTTCCTCCCCGTCCCTACCGGCATTCGCCTCCGGTCAGGTGCGCCACCAAAAGGCCAAAAACCCTGCAAATGCAGTTGGCCTGTTCTTAAATCCCTTGCCCCTCTCGGCGATTCCGCTCCTTGCCACCGCAAATCCGGCCAAGGGAGCCTTGTCCGACGCGATTGATCCACTCCGAGGCTCTCGGCGTCCCATTTGATCCATTTCTGGTCCGGGTTGTGGGCAGGAAAAGTGAGTCTTTTCGTTCCTCTTTCGGTGATTTCACCCCCAATCTTATTGATTCCCCGCCTCCAATCCTGCTACTTTGCAGCTGAATCTCTGATCCGACAATGGATCTCGACATGGACGACTACATAGACCCCTACGAGGAGGCCGAGGCCGAGGCCGCCGCAGAAGCCGCCGGCGTGACCGGCCCAGTCGCCGCATCCGCGGAAGAGGAGTCGGACGGCGAGGACGACTCGGAGGCCGAGAGCGACTACGAGGAGAAGTCCTACGGCCTTCTCAAGTCCGGCAACCACCGGGTGCGCAACCCGGACGGTACCTTCCGCTGCCCCTTCTGCCCcggcaagaagaagcaggactacAAGCTCAAGGACCTCCTCCAGCACGCCGACGGCATCGGCGTCTCCAGCAAGCACCGCCGCCACGGACGGGAGCGTGCCTTCCACCGTGCTTTTGCCCGCTTTGTCCGCGCCGACCCATCCTTTGCGCAGGAGCTCTCCACTATCGTTGGGATTCCGGGTGCCACTGTCACTCCCACTGCTAATGCAGATGCCACTGACAAAGGAAAGGCCATTTCCAATGGCCACACCAGTGGATCCACTCCTGTGGCAGTGGCTGAGGGACCACCACAGGGTGGCGAAGAGAAGTTTGCTTGGCCATGGTGTGGAATTCTTGCAGCCGGTGCAGGGTTCAATGCTGAAAACTTTGCAGATAGAGTGGCCATGTTTAGCCCAGAAGACATTGTGCCTTTAGTTTTCGATGATACAGAAATGTCGGAGTGCTTTGCAATTGTGCGGTTTAGTCCTGGCTGGGGTGGATTTAGTGACGCTCTCGCACTTGAAAACCAATTCAGTGTGAATAAGCTTGGGAAGAATGAATGGGAAGCAAGGAGCAGTTGTGGTGGTGCTGTCGACGGAGAGGAGAACGTGATTGGTGAGGTCAAGGTTTATGGTTGGGTTGCCCGAGAGGTGGACTACACTGCTGGGGGTCTGGTGGGAAGATACTTGAGGAAGCATACCGACATTAAGACCATAGATGAGATTACCAAGACTCAGAGGGAGCCAATGGGGAAGATTGTGGCATCACTGGCAACTCAGCTCGAGACAAAGAACCAATACTTGCAGGATCTGGAGACAAAGAAGAATGCAACAGAATTCTCCATTGCAAGGCTTGAGCAAGATAATAGGAGGTTGCATGAGGCATATAATGAAGGTACACTGTGCTGCTTCATTTTCTGTAGGTGTATCTTTCTGTACGTGGTTTCTGCCCGTGTGCCTCTGCCTGATGGTGCAGAAGATCATTTACCCATGTGTCACATGGCTACCAATGTTACTGAAACTTAATGAAACCGGTTGGTACCTTGTATTTCTGTCTTAAACTATTTGCTAAAAAATATTCATTTCCAACTAAATGTTAAGAGACCTGAAGGATCAACTCTTGTGGATTTCTATCTATTTATGAATGCAGTATTTGGAGAAATAATGGTCTTTGTTGATTAGACAAGTAGCAGGAGTGCAGAACCAGGACTTTTGTTGGCCTTTCATTATGCATGTAATTTCTTCATTTGTCTCTTTTCTTCTTTAACATTGTATACTATGAGGTAATGTTGGTTTCATTTTCCAATGCATAGTTTTTTTTGCTGTTGCAAAATAATTAAAGTAGTGTTGCTCTACCACACACCAATATGCAGCATTGTAATGAGTTTTGCGTTTTCCCCTTCAGAAATGCGCAAGCTGCATCGCAAGGCTCGTGACAATGCTCTGAGGATTTTCCAGGACAATGAAAATTTGAAGCTTGAAATAGAAAATAGCAAGAGAGAAATGACTTTGCGTGCTAAGAAGCTGGAGAAATTGTCAGCTGAGAATGCCAACGACAGGAAAAAACTTGCAGAACTTTCTGATGAGAAACAAAAGGTAAACAAAGAACTCTCTACGTGAGACTAAGCTGTGTGAATATAGTGTCTCCTATCATGCCTACGATAAACATTATGAATATTCGGGACGTCGACTGTTTTTTGTACTATTTTTAGTGTCTAACTTCAAAATGATGCACTACTATGAATTTTCAGGATATCAACTGCTGTTTATGTTTTTGAGTGGCTAATGTCAAAATAAAACCAAGATTGTTACCTGCTGTTTTTTACATTTTATGTTAAATTTGCCGTTTAGAGGGATATACAACATGACAATAATTTCATTTTGACATGGTATCTGTTACTAGTTTGTCTAAATTATATGCTATTGTTTAGCCTTTAGTGTATGGGCAATAGTGGCTCACTTCTTTCTATAGCATAAGTGTGACGCTGAATAATTTTCTAGTTTCGCATAAAGCTACAGTTGCTATTTTCAAGGTATTGAACACTTCCTAAACGTGGATCGTATGATATGATTGCACAAGTGCATACTGTAATTTAAAATATATTCCTGTCTTCAAAATATACAGGCAAAAGACGATAAAAGTGAACTTGAGCTGGCAAGTATAGAGCAGCAGAGGAATGATTTAGATATTTTGAAGCTAGTCGAGGACCAGAAGGTTTGCTACCCTTCTTTACTTATGTTTTCTCGTAGATGGATACTCGACCGTGGAGATGAGAACTAATCGTGGGAATAACAGAGGGAAAAGGAGGATGCCCTCGCAAGAATGCTTGAGCTGGAAAAAGAGCTGCATGAGAAACGGGAACTTGAGCTCGAAGTGACGCGATTGAATGGCACACTCCAAGTGATGAAACATTTGGAGGGAGATGATGATGGGGATATTCATGACAAGATGGAGAAGCTTAGTGAAAAGCTGGAGCATGAAAGGAAACGCCTGGAAGAGCTGAGTGGAGAGCTGGTGAAGAAAGAGCGTGAAAGTAATGACGAGTTACAGGAGGCCCGGAAAGAACTGATAGCGGTACTGCTCCTCCCTCTCTGCGGTATTCAGAGATTTCCTTGCACTGAATATATTTTGACTTAGTTGATGAATAGGCTTTCTTCCGTTAAATAGTTAGTGTTACCATGTGTAGGGTTTGGAGGACATGCTCAGCGGGCGGACAGCTATTGGTATCAAAAGGATGGGCGAACTTGATGAGAGGCCTTTTCAGAATGCATGCAGGCGAAAATATGGAAATAATGATTACGAGACGAGCGCAGCAGAGCTGGTCTCGAGTTGGCAGGAGGAAATAAAGAAGCCAACCTGGCAGCCTTATAAGTTTGTTAAGGCTGAAGACGGAACTGACAAGGTATCTACTGAGTTGATCTACATTCAACTCCTTAGTATTGTTAGAGGCTACTGTTTCTTCATAACAATCACTGGGTAATGCAGGAAGTTGTAAATGATGAGGACCCAAGACTGAAGCAATTGTGGATCGAATACGGTGACGATGTGTGCAATGCAGTGAAGACCGCTCTGAGCGAAGTAAACGAGTACAATGCGAGCGGAAGGTATGTGGTGTCAGAGCTGTGGAATTTCAGGAAAAATCGTAAGGCGACAATGAAAGAGGTGCTGAGGTTCATCTTCCAGCAGATGGAGGTGCCTGGCAAGCGCAGGAGGGGATGAGCCCTGGGTCGTTTTATTAGCTCTAGTAGGGTGTATGCCTGCTGGTGGTGCCATTGTAGGAGTCCTGACATGGGAGTTGTATTATCTGCATGACATTCTCTTCGCTGTTTGTTCCAAAACTGACATGATCAGTAAACTCAATAATAAGCCCTTGGGATTTGGCTGCTAGCGTGTGTGTAGATTGTGCAGGTGTATATatgtatatttattatttttctgtgCAACGTTTTGAGTTATGGTACTGAACTTGTTGCGGCGAAACTTGAGCATGTGTTAGTTTGATAGTTGGAGAGCCAAAACGTTTGCTTTTAGAGCTGTTTGGTGAAAGCTGGACTTTTGCTGATCGAGAAATTTTTAGGTGTGAATGGAAGAAAAGGTACTGAAAACAAGTTAGAAGGGAACTTGTTGGTTACGGTAACTGATGCGTTGAAATTCCTCGCAGAAGTAGGAGAGCATTAGAATCACATTGCATATTGTCCTTTCTCTGTAGATGGATTTTATATAAATGAATAAACATTTGGATGAAGATAATGGTTAtggtggggatattcatgaactagATATCAAAATGCTCTAGGATGTTTTGCAGCTACAATGCACGATTGCACATTATATGTTACTCCCTCCATTCACAAATATACTTTTTTTTTCTCAATCGGATGTCTACTACATAGATACGccttccgtcccataatataagtgtTACGAAAAGGTCTtacattgtactccctccgttcaataTAGATCTTTATAGAGATTCCACCACGGACtatatacagagcaaaatgagtaaatctacactctaaagtatgtttatatatatttgtatgtattCCGTAGTGGAATTTCTAAAAAacttatttagaaacggagggagtacattttgATGTGTTCGTTCATTCATTTTAGTCTGTATGTATTTTATATTAAAGTATCCAAAACATCTCATATctgtgaacagagggagtatttgatAGTGTATCTCCATGAAAAATTTTATGTTGTCTTACAGACAAACAAGATAAAAGCAGGACATGGATATCTTTTTTCAAAGTTTGGACCAAAACTCCCACTTCGGCCTGCTTGCCAAGGAACAATATCACGGCCCAATCTATATTCTCCACTCGGTGCATACGGTTCAGCTCTTGGCGCCCAGCTTCCGGCACAGCGGCGCCCACCCGCACTGTTGCTGCACCGGCTTGCCACCGCACCGCCATTGTTCGGCCACGCCGTGCACGTCGCTCCCGTCCGCCTTGGAGGATTCGTCCCCCTTCACCAGCGGCAACCGGTCGATCGCAGCCGCGACAAACGtggccaccatcaccaccaccggaccgGCGGCGACGAGCCCTCCCTCCGCGACGGCGCCGCCCAGCACGCTGCCTCGCGGCCCTGCCAGGAACACAGCGACGCCCGCCGCTGACGCCGCGGGAGACGGGAAGAAGCACCCTGCCAGGCTCAGGATCTCCGTCGTGCCACGGAGCACCAGCGCCGGCTCCCTGAGCACGACGTCCGCGACGTGCCCGGCCGCGCCCAGCACCAGCGCGCCGCAGCGCCCGCGCCGCGCGAACGCCGCGACGGACGACAGGACGTCGCGCCCGGCGGGCACCTCCAGGACGTGGGCGCGCATCGCACTGGGGCACTCGTGCGCGATCACCACCGGCGCCTTGGGCACGCGGTTCTTGGAGGAGGAGATCGGCGCCGCCGGCCTCGGCCTGCACGGCTGCCGGAGCTTGTCCGGAGCGGCCGTCGTTGCGGCAGCTGCAGTGGCCATGCCCATGGTAAAAATATACTTTTTTTGTGCTTCTGCACGTCCTTTGTGGAGGTTAATTACAGGGGTTAGATGGCCTTTTAAGGGCGGGGTCGGTGTTGTTCGAAGTGCGAGTATAAGCTGTTAAGCAGGGAAATATGCGTGATGAGTAGTTTAGTGGTAAAGTGTTCGAACATCCTAACAAGCTCCCAACTGTACTGTGTGTGCgtgttttctaaaaaaatttcCACGGCGCAGAGTAGGTGTGGCGCGTCTGTTTGTTGTGCCAGGTGGTTCGTGTTTTACTTCACGTTTGGTGCTATTGCTTTGTGGGGTGAATCATTATATGGTGTCATATGGATACAGATGCTTAATGATAAAAAGTAATTTGAGGCGTCTATATTGACTTTTTCTCTCCAATGCAAATTACCATCGGGATGTCTCGttaaaaagtaaaaaataaagaTTGTAATACAcatgcatctttattttccattttaatTCTTTCAGCTTTTCTTCAAACACCTGCCTCCTGCAAAGGATTCTGCTTCTTTATCCGAACCTATTTTTTCTGACATTTGATCTTACATGGCATAGGGGGCATCACCTTAAGGCTATGCATTATACATGCTCTTACAAATCAACTGTCAGGCATCACAATTTTCAGGCCAGGTTCCACGCCACATGGCCAAAAGATATCCATTGTTGaaatgtttttctgttttttcgcGGGAAGTCAAAATGGGCATACGGAAGAGGGAAAACCCTATTTAACGTTCTTTGCGTCAAATAATCGGCCGACCACACAGGCAGGCGATCAACTGGGCCTGCCCATCTCCCTCTGCAGGCTTATTTAAAAATTAAACACGATCAGCTAGGTCTTTTGCCGTGTCTTTTTatgttctttattttttttcttttatattttttcgttttcttttgtctatttttctttctttACCTTTACAAGATTTCTCAAAAAATTcaaatgttgttctgttttttattcttttttgacttctttttctttattctttcctttttttgttttcatttttcattttcattttttgttttcaCTTGTTTTCAAAGGAATGTTTGTGAGTTCTCAAAAATTCTCACAAATTTCTAAAAACATTTGTGTTTCAAAGTTTATGCATGATTTTAacaaaatgttcatattttaaaAAACTTTTCAGGTATATAAATTTGTATGGGAGTGTCATAAAGTTCATGTTTCCAAAAACTGTTCCCATTCTGTTTTTTCCGTTTCCGTTTCTTTTTTTAGCTTAttatttccatttttttctgtccgTTTAAATGTTCTTctttaatttttctattttcgttttcttttttttcttttcctattGTTATTTTATATGTTTGTGTGTTTCAAACCTTATTCGCAAATGTTAAAAAAAATCCGCGTTACAAAAAACCGTTCATGTTTTCAAATTCATTCGGCAGTTGGAAAAAATGTTCATTTTTTCAAAAACTGTTCACAACTTTTCAAATAATATTCGTGTTTCTTCAGAATGTTCAATAATTAAAAAAATGAATGTGTTTTGAAATACTGTTCTTAATACGCAAAATCTTCAGGATTTAAAAACAAATCgtgttttcaaaattgtttgaaACTTTTCGGTTCTAAATTTCACAACAGctcaaaaaatattcataattTCAAAATTCTTGTTTCCAAAATCGTTCACATTTTTAAAAAAGATCATGTTTATTTTTTACTagggtttcaaaaaatgttctagtATAAAAAATTGTCCATAAATTTTAAAAATACTCAGAATGTTTCCGCTCAAAATTATCACACCTTAAAAAAACAGTTTTCAAAAAAAGTGTTCataatattttaaaaatgttcatgtttccaTTTTTCAGGATTTGCCAATAATTTTCACGTTTCAAAAATATGTTGCAAATTTAGaaactgaaaatattttcatttttAGGGAGTTTTTTCCACCTTTTCAAATGTCTGTTCTCGAAATACAAAAATGTCCCCGTTCAAAAAAGTGTTCATGATTTTCGAAAATGtggcatttttttaaattttattcATGGTATTGAAAAGTAATTGCGTTTCTGAAAACTTTCAGGTTTAGGGAATATAAATAAATgtttatttttttggaattttagaaCACTAGTTGAATTTTTGACAAATGTTCATGCTTCTTTATGCAGAAAATTTGAAAGTGGCAACACTTAAAAAAATGGTGATATGATTTCTCTAATTTGTTAACATTTTTCAGCATTATTTAAGTAGGAACAATTTTAAATTTTTCCAAATTTTtccaattatgaacatttttagtGTTGGTGAACAAAATATGAACAAGTTTTGGAATTTGTGAATGAGTTTTCAATTTTTGTACAAATTttgaaaaaacagaaacattttctttTAACAGGAACATTTTTGCAAACAGcaaaaaatttgaatttataAACGAGTTTTCAATTTGTGTACAAAtgggaacttttgatgaaattcgaaAAAAAAGTTAGAAAGGCAAACATATTTTGAGACTTCCAAAAAAACTTTAAAAACACGAATATTTAGAAAATTTGTGAACAAATGATCTTTAGAAAAGAACTTTTTCTAAAatgcaaacatttttaaaaaacaaATTAGTGATATTTTTTAATTGCCGAACATTTTCTGAAACaaagtgaacaaattttgaaattctgtttttatggaatttatgaacATAATTTGAAAACCGCACCAATTTCTCTGAAAACGAATAGACTTTAGAAAATGCAAACATTTTATAAGGGAAAAATTAAAGAAACAAAactaaaaatgaaaagaaataagaaggaaATTACCAGAGTTTGTTTTATAGACAAAAAAGTTGGGCCAGCCCAGTCGGGCGACCCCCCCTTACGGCGCGCGCCCGTTAGACGCAGCGCGTCACATAGGAGGTCCCACGGAAGAGGAAATCCGATCTGATGTATTCTGCGGCACATTGTCGTCGAAATCTCTAATTGGGAGTACACCTTGTAAAGATCACTTATACCTTTTTAGATTGTGAGAAATGACGCACTGCATGCGTGTTACCTTTTAAAGATCACTCCTAGAAAATGCGTTTTTTCGTGTtcttttcctttccgagaggcacgggcaCGAAGGTTAAACCGTGTCTCTCGTTGAAATAAAACTATGCTTCTTATAAAAAAAACGTTTTTTCCCTTTCCGAGAAGCATGAACGTGCCTTTCATAAAACAAGCCAAATGACGACGTGTGAGAGTGCTCGCTACGAGGCTTTTGAAGGAGCGCTGGCTAACTAGTGCTCCCGATTGTCATAGGTTCGCACAaaattacatgggccggcccagttattAGTACAGAACATGCTACAGtacctgatggttttgggaaggtTCTAGGAGGTTTTTGTAGGGTTTTCTGGCTTTATGAACCTTGTAGAAGGTAAGGGAAGGCTTCTGAACCGTCTTATTTATTTGATTTTaatttatttctatttctttttttctttcctcaatttttttcccttttctttttccctgtttacttttttctattttctttcagttttcgatttattttttattttttcaacaaATGCTGagaaatttaaaaaatattcgtgttttttatttcattttttcaaaaatgtttcAGCTTTCAAGATATGTTCGCAAATTCAACATAAATTCtgggaatttcaaaaaatgttctacaTTGAATTTTTCTCCACAAAATTTTTCATggaatttcagaaaatgttcatgaattcaaaaatggTTTAAAAGAATCATCTTTTCAAAATgtgttcatgaattcaaaaattgttcaggaaatttccaaaaatattcacCTTGGAATTTTtgttcacaaatttgaaaaaatgttatgGAATTTCACTTTCCAAATTGTTCACAAAAGAAATCacgttttcaaaatttgttcgtgaattcaaaaattctccatggaattttaaaaaatgtccttCTTTGAATTTTGGTTCACAAATTTAAAGAATCTTTGTGAATTTTACTATCCAAATCGTTGACTAAAAAAATTCAAGTTTTCAAAAACAATCAGAAAGTtgcctttgatttttttttgtcaaTAATTTAAAAAAGTTCGGCATTTGCACTTTCCAAATTGTTCACAAAAAAACATCATGTTTTCAAAATGTGTTCGTGAATTAAAAAATTGTTCAGAGAATAAAAAAATGCTTTATAATTATTCTTCACATATTTTAAAAAGGTTTGGGAATTTCACGTTCCAAATTGTTCGCAAAAAAAATTCACGTTTTCAAGATGGGTTTCTGAATTAAAAGAATGTTCAGGTAATTTAAAAAATTCGCCTTCGAATTTTTTTtcacaaattttgatttg
Coding sequences within:
- the LOC123443351 gene encoding factor of DNA methylation 1-like, which encodes MDLDMDDYIDPYEEAEAEAAAEAAGVTGPVAASAEEESDGEDDSEAESDYEEKSYGLLKSGNHRVRNPDGTFRCPFCPGKKKQDYKLKDLLQHADGIGVSSKHRRHGRERAFHRAFARFVRADPSFAQELSTIVGIPGATVTPTANADATDKGKAISNGHTSGSTPVAVAEGPPQGGEEKFAWPWCGILAAGAGFNAENFADRVAMFSPEDIVPLVFDDTEMSECFAIVRFSPGWGGFSDALALENQFSVNKLGKNEWEARSSCGGAVDGEENVIGEVKVYGWVAREVDYTAGGLVGRYLRKHTDIKTIDEITKTQREPMGKIVASLATQLETKNQYLQDLETKKNATEFSIARLEQDNRRLHEAYNEEMRKLHRKARDNALRIFQDNENLKLEIENSKREMTLRAKKLEKLSAENANDRKKLAELSDEKQKAKDDKSELELASIEQQRNDLDILKLVEDQKREKEDALARMLELEKELHEKRELELEVTRLNGTLQVMKHLEGDDDGDIHDKMEKLSEKLEHERKRLEELSGELVKKERESNDELQEARKELIAGLEDMLSGRTAIGIKRMGELDERPFQNACRRKYGNNDYETSAAELVSSWQEEIKKPTWQPYKFVKAEDGTDKEVVNDEDPRLKQLWIEYGDDVCNAVKTALSEVNEYNASGRYVVSELWNFRKNRKATMKEVLRFIFQQMEVPGKRRRG
- the LOC123441590 gene encoding AT-hook motif nuclear-localized protein 16-like, coding for MATAAAATTAAPDKLRQPCRPRPAAPISSSKNRVPKAPVVIAHECPSAMRAHVLEVPAGRDVLSSVAAFARRGRCGALVLGAAGHVADVVLREPALVLRGTTEILSLAGCFFPSPAASAAGVAVFLAGPRGSVLGGAVAEGGLVAAGPVVVMVATFVAAAIDRLPLVKGDESSKADGSDVHGVAEQWRCGGKPVQQQCGWAPLCRKLGAKS